A single Vanacampus margaritifer isolate UIUO_Vmar chromosome 14, RoL_Vmar_1.0, whole genome shotgun sequence DNA region contains:
- the LOC144063844 gene encoding lysine-specific demethylase 2B-like isoform X2, whose translation MSQAEERSVDSGRRLRSICRQLYDENEDLSDVEEMVNIRGFSVEDKLTSDNYAANFVCFMEAKDFTYEYVQREALKVPLIFKEKEGLGIIMPDPEFTVSEIKGLVGSRRSVDVMDVSTQKGSEMSMAQFVRYYETPEEERDKLFNVISLEFSHTKLENLIKRPTVVDQVDWVDSMWPSYLKQSQTEGTNVISEMKYPKVQRYCLMSVKGCYTDFHIDFGGTSVWYHVFKGQKVFWLVPPTLHNLALYEDWVLSGKQSDVFLGDRADGCQRVELKQGYTFFIPSGWIHAVYTPEDTLVFGGNILHSFNIPMQLTIHEIENRTKVHSKFRFPFYYEMCWYVLERYMHCLTKRSYLSQEIRKEPLLMDYETKVHTGSPCSDSRSQDMNEDWCDSQLRDDDDPCKKTEVLSSQQRPKATLCADSEDSCYPVSNAADFPSDSPTSESHSKWTHLTEFEINGLKRLVEKLESLPEHKREVPEGLENPLGLLEDMKAVLKEHANDDQQFAITGLPVVFWPSQTMKARPPHRPKPKMASALKVPSGRGGGGTSSARRRRTRCRKCEACLRTECGECHFCKDMKKFGGPGRMKQSCIMRQCIAPVLPHTAVCVVCGEAGKEDTVEEDQEKFQLMLMECSICNEIVHPHCLKAKDSSGVINDELPNCWECPTCNHAGKTGKQKRGPGFKYASNLPGSLLKEARPTRDARDESDASSPPPIAVSVKRKAEREEELPKKRPPLLALDGSPRSRLEENPLRKKRKLFDTQDEPADVKRKFSKVDQPLTAKLLRHIKTENDLGEYEDDLEDRFSLHRIHFKAKKESDGRKEDDDKDGEKDDYNRTGDKSKVLASPLRRTAAAAAAAGESEPTSKSASGAGPSGEEAEEKKSEMSSENKVRHQRRSLLKTEDGVNHQNNSANRLQSQPKMEDGATKREEHKKTVKSEELPSNQNHRPVKAEPQNDLSASDPRWPLSNGSGDLGGWMRHRREANGTPRRHSPLGCNRSLPVSPRPLPCRSPPKCVQMERHVIRPPPISPPPDRLSLNGGREHVMRREAWMSVFGHLPLRDLCVCMRVCRTWNRWCCDKRLWKRINLNRCKSITPLMLSGIIRRQPVTLDLSWTNISKKQLSWLINRLPGLRVLLLSGCSWVAVSALCTSCCPLLRTLDVQWVEGLKDAQMRDLLSPTTDNRPGQLDNRSKLRNLEDLRLAGLDVTDATLRLIIRHMAALSKLDLSYCNHVTDQSVNILTAAGTTTRDSLTDVNLSVCNRVTDQSLTYFKRCGSIRRIDLRFCKQVSREGCQRFVAEMSVSVQFELIDDKLLQRIQPAAAAAAAAAAGD comes from the exons ATGTCTCAGGCCGAGGAAAGGAGTGTCGACTCCGGCCGCCGGCTG CGTTCCATCTGCCGGCAGCTGTACGACGAGAACGAGGACCTGTCCGACGTGGAGGAGATGGTCAACATCCGAGGATTCAGTGTGGAGGACAAGCTGACCAGCGACAACTACGCCGCAAACTTTGTGTGTTTCATGGAAgctaaag ACTTCACTTATGAATATGTGCAACGGGAGGCCCTAAAAGTTCCACTTATCTTCAAAGAGAAAGAAGGACTTGGGATCAT AATGCCCGATCCGGAATTCACAGTGTCGGAAATTAAAGGCTTAGTTG GCAGCCGTCGCTCGGTGGACGTGATGGACGTGAGCACGCAGAAAGGCTCGGAAATGAGCATGGCCCAGTTTGTGCGCTACTACGAGACGCCGGAGGAAGAGCGCGACAAACTGTTCAATGTGATCAGCTTGGAGTTCAGCCACACCAAATTGGAGAACCTCATCAAGAGGCCCACCGTG GTTGATCAGGTGGACTGGGTGGACAGCATGTGGCCTTCTTATTTGAAGCAGAGCCAAACGGAAGGCACCAACGTCATCTCGGAGATGAAATATCCAAAAGTGCAAAG GTATTGTTTGATGAGTGTCAAGGGCTGCTATACAGACTTCCACATTGATTTCGGGGGAACCTCCGTGTGGTATCACGTCTTCAAGGGGCAAAAA GTGTTCTGGCTGGTGCCCCCGACGCTCCACAACCTGGCCCTGTACGAGGACTGGGTGCTGTCAGGCAAGCAGAGCGACGTCTTCCTGGGAGATCGCGCCGACGGATGCCAGAGAGTGGAACTCAAGCAGGGATATACCTTCTTCATCCCTTCTG GGTGGATTCACGCAGTGTACACTCCCGAGGACACGCTGGTTTTCGGCGGCAACATCCTGCACAGCTTTAACATTCCAATGCAGCTCACCATCCACGAGATTGAGAACCGGACCAAG gttcattcCAAATTCCGCTTTCCATTCTACTACGAGATGTGTTGGTACGTCCTGGAGCGATACATGCACTGCCTGACCAAACGGTCCTACCTGTCTCAGGAGATCCGGAAGGAGCCTTTGCTCATGG ACTACGAGACAAAAGTCCACACGGGAAGCCCCTGCTCGGACTCAAGAAGCCAGGACATGAACGAGGACTGGTGCGATTCACAGCTCAGGGATGACGATGACCCGTGCAAAAAAACAGAAGTGCTTTCCAGCCAGCAACGCCCCAAAGCCACGTTGTGCGCCGACTCCGAGGACAGCTGTTATCCCGTCTCCAACGCCGCGGACTTCCCATCAGACTCGCCGACCTCGGAATCGCACAGCAAGTGGACTCATCTGACAGAATTTGAAATCAACGGGCTGAAGAGGCTGGTGGAGAAACTGGAGTCCCTCCCCGAGCATAAGAGAGAAGTTCCGGAGGGGTTGGAGAACCCGCTCGGCCTGCTGGAGGACATGAAG GCTGTCTTAAAGGAACATGCCAACGATGACCAACAGTTTGCCATCACTGGACTGCCGGTTGTCTTCTGGCCTAGTCAAACCATGAAG GCCCGCCCTCCCCACCGACCCAAGCCCAAGATGGCGTCGGCCCTCAAGGTCCCGTCGGGCCGCGGCGGCGGTGGGACGTCGAGCGCCAGGAGGAGGCGCACCCGCTGCCGCAAGTGCGAGGCCTGCCTGCGGACCGAGTGCGGCGAGTGCCACTTCTGCAAGGACATGAagaagttcggcgggccgggaCGCATGAAGCAGTCGTGCATCATGAGGCAGTGCATCGCG CCGGTGCTGCCGCACACGGCGGTGTGCGTGGTTTGCGGCGAAGCGGGCAAAGAAGACACGGTGGAGGAGGACCAGGAGAAGTTCCAGCTGATGCTGATGGAGTGCTCAATCTGCAACGAAATTGTACACCCGCACTGTTTGAAG GCGAAAGACTCCAGCGGCGTCATCAACGACGAGCTACCGAACTGCTGGGAGTGTCCCACGTGCAACCACGCCGGGAAAACGGGCAAA CAAAAAAGAGGCCCAGGATTCAAGTACGCGTCCAACCTCCCGGGCTCGCTGCTGAAGGAAGCTCGTCCCACCCGCGACGCCAGGGACGAGTCCGACGCCTCCTCGCCTCCCCCGATTGCGGTCAGCGTCAAGAGAAAAGCCGAACGAGAGGAGGAGCTTCCCAAGAAGCGACCGCCTCTGCTGGCCCTGGATGGCTCGCCTCGGTCCAGGCTGGAGGAAAACCCtctgaggaagaagaggaaactGTTTGACACGCAAGACGAACCTGCCGATGTCAAAAGGAAG TTCTCCAAAGTAGACCAGCCTCTGACCGCCAAGCTGCTCCGGCACATCAAGACGGAGAACGACCTCGGCGAGTACGAGGACGACCTGGAAGACAGATTCTCTTTGCACAGGATCCACTTCAAGGCCAAGAAGGAGTCGGACGGCCGAAAGGAAGACGACGATAAGGATGGAGAAAAAGACGACTACAACAGGACGGGGGACAAATCCAAAGTGCTTGCGAGTCCGCTGAGGAGaacggcggcagcggcggcggcggccggagAAAGCGAGCCCACGTCCAAAAGCGCCTCCGGAGCAGGACCCAGCGGAGAGGAGGCAGAGGAGAAGAAATCAGAGATGTCGTCAGAAAATAAG GTTCGCCATCAACGCAGAAGCCTACTCAAGACCGAAGACGGCGTCAACCACCAGAACAACTCAGCCAACCGGCTTCAAAGTCAACCCAAGATGGAGGACGGCGCCACCAAAAGAGAAGAACACAAAAAGACGGTCAAATCCGAGGAGCTCCCGTCCAATCAGAACCACAGGCCGGTCAAAGCGGAGCCCCAGAACGACTTATCGGCGTCCGACCCGAGATGGCCCCTGAGCAACGGCAGCGGCGACCTCGGGGGCTGGATGCGGCACCGGCGGGAGGCCAACGGGACGCCGCGACGCCACTCGCCGCTCGGCTGCAACCGCAGCCTTCCGGTGTCGCCCCGCCCACTGCCCTGCCGCTCGCCGCCCAAATGCGTCCAAATGGAGCGCCACGTCATCAGGCCGCCTCCCATCAGCCCCCCGCCCGACCGGCTTTCCCTGAACGGCGGCCGGGAGCACGTCATGCGGCGCGAGGCCTGGATGTCCGTCTTCGGACACCTGCCGCTCCGAGATCTCTGCGTGTGCATGCGCGTGTGCCGGACGTGGAACCGATG GTGCTGCGACAAGAGGCTGTGGAAGCGCATCAATTTGAACCGCTGCAAGTCCATCACGCCGCTCATGCTGAGCGGGATCATCCGGAGGCAGCCGGTCACCCTTGACCTCAGCTGGACCAACATCTCCAAGAAACAACTCAGCTGGCTCATCAACAGACTGCCAG GTTTGCGGGTGCTGCTGTTGTCGGGTTGCTCGTGGGTGGCCGTCTCGGCTCTCTGCACTTCCTGCTGTCCTCTCTTGAGAACGCTGGACGTCCAGTGGGTGGAGGGACTGAAAGACGCCCAGATGAGGGACCTGCTCTCCCCCACCACCGATAACAGGCCAG GCCAGCTGGATAACCGTAGCAAGCTGCGCAACTTGGAGGACCTCCGTCTGGCCGGCCTGGACGTCACCGACGCCACGCTGCGCCTCATCATCCGCCACATGGCGGCGCTGTCCAAGCTGGACCTCAGCTACTGCAACCACGTCACCGACCAGTCCGTCAACATCCTGACGGCCGCCGGGACCACCACCCGCGACTCCCTCACCGACGTCAACCTTTCAG TGTGCAACAGGGTGACGGACCAATCGCTGACCTACTTCAAGCGCTGCGGCAGCATCCGCCGCATCGACCTGCGCTTCTGCAAGCAGGTGAGCAGGGAGGGCTGCCAGCGCTTCGTGGCCGAGATGTCGGTCAGCGTTCAGTTCGAGCTGATCGACGACAAGTTGCTGCAGAGGATCcaacccgccgccgccgccgccgccgccgccgccgctggcGACTAA
- the LOC144063845 gene encoding E3 ubiquitin-protein ligase RNF34-like isoform X2: protein MWASCCGLLNEVMGTGTMRAQQPGFGAGAGPFRFAPSAGYSTYPPPTGSGSAGQLCKACGLAFSVFRRKHVCCDCKKSFCALCSVLQENLRCCATCHLLRGTAFQRPRLMQLRVKDLRQYLLLRNIPTDTCREKEDLVDLVLCHRCTREPPRPVMVVEELEEEEEEEEEEEEEVDADTPEEREEEDDEDDTDSLRSHATSPPSPVGSASEQSLGSASQGVVLSPSDSSGTPSQFSPQEREDTPSTSLLDLEQTASVTEVSPATQRKVRASLSDLDDEDAIERLSVRQLKEILARNFVNYSGCCEKWELLERVHRLYREDQNNRKSMENVSITAVVAYPPLCNSAVGDGVKSQLASDDNLCRICMDAIIDCVLLECGHMVTCTKCGKRMNECPICRQYVVRAVHVFKS, encoded by the exons ATGTGGGCGTCATGCTGCGGACTGCTGAACGAGGTGATGGGCACGGGCACGATGCGGGCGCAGCAGCCCGGCTTCGGGGCCGGGGCCGGACCGTTCCGCTTTGCCCCCAGCGCCGGCTACTCCACGTACCCGCCGCCCACCGGCTCGGGTAGCGCCGGGCAGCTGTGCAAGGCCTGCGGGCTGGCCTTCTCCGTCTTCAGACGCAAG CACGTTTGCTGCGACTGCAAGAAGAGCTTCTGCGCGCTGTGCTCGGTGCTGCAGGAGAACCTGCGCTGCTGCGCCACCTGCCACCTGTTGCGGGGCACCGCCTTCCAACGGCCGCGCCTCATGCAGCTGCGCGTCAAGGACCTGCGGCAGTACCTGCTGCTGCGCAACATCCCCACCGACACCTGCAGGGAGAAGGAGGACCTGGTGGACCTGGTTCTGTGCCACCGGTGCACCAGGGAGCCGCCCCGGCCCGTAATGGTGGTGGAGgagttggaggaggaggaggaggaggaggaggaggaggaggaggaggtggacgCAGACACGCCCGAGGAACGAGAGGAGGAAGATGACGAAGACGATACGGACAGTCTGCGCTCACACGCCACCTCGCCTCCCTCCCCCGTCGGCTCGGCTTCCGAACAGTCGCTCGGATCCGCCTCTCAGGGAGTCGTGCTCAGCCCAAGTGACAGCTCAGGGACCCCAAGCCAG TTTTCCCCTCAGGAGCGCGAGGACACGCCCAGCACGTCGCTCCTCGATCTGGAGCAGACGGCCAGCGTGACGGAGGTCAGCCCGGCCACGCAGAGGAAGGTGCGTGCTTCGCTGTCCGACCTGGACGACGAGGACGCCATCGAGAGGCTGTCGGTTCGCCAGCTGAAGGAAATCCTGGCCAGGAACTTCGTCAACTACTCGGGCTGCTGCGAGAAGTGGGAGCTGCTGGAGCGCGTGCATCGCCTCTACCGGGAAGACCAGAACAACAGGAAGTCCA TGGAAAATGTGAGCATTACTGCAG TGGTTGCATATCCTCCTCTGTGCAACAGTGCTGTCGGAg ACGGCGTGAAATCGCAGCTGGCCTCCGACGACAACCTGTGCCGCATCTGCATGGACGCCATCATCGACTGCGTTCTGCTGGAGTGCGGCCACATGGTGACCTGCACCAAATGCGGCAAGAGGATGAACGAGTGCCCCATCTGCCGGCAGTACGTGGTGCGAGCCGTACACGTCTTCAAGTCGTAG
- the LOC144063845 gene encoding E3 ubiquitin-protein ligase RNF34-like isoform X1 yields MKAGASSMWASCCGLLNEVMGTGTMRAQQPGFGAGAGPFRFAPSAGYSTYPPPTGSGSAGQLCKACGLAFSVFRRKHVCCDCKKSFCALCSVLQENLRCCATCHLLRGTAFQRPRLMQLRVKDLRQYLLLRNIPTDTCREKEDLVDLVLCHRCTREPPRPVMVVEELEEEEEEEEEEEEEVDADTPEEREEEDDEDDTDSLRSHATSPPSPVGSASEQSLGSASQGVVLSPSDSSGTPSQFSPQEREDTPSTSLLDLEQTASVTEVSPATQRKVRASLSDLDDEDAIERLSVRQLKEILARNFVNYSGCCEKWELLERVHRLYREDQNNRKSMENVSITAVVAYPPLCNSAVGDGVKSQLASDDNLCRICMDAIIDCVLLECGHMVTCTKCGKRMNECPICRQYVVRAVHVFKS; encoded by the exons GCGGGGGCCTCGTCCATGTGGGCGTCATGCTGCGGACTGCTGAACGAGGTGATGGGCACGGGCACGATGCGGGCGCAGCAGCCCGGCTTCGGGGCCGGGGCCGGACCGTTCCGCTTTGCCCCCAGCGCCGGCTACTCCACGTACCCGCCGCCCACCGGCTCGGGTAGCGCCGGGCAGCTGTGCAAGGCCTGCGGGCTGGCCTTCTCCGTCTTCAGACGCAAG CACGTTTGCTGCGACTGCAAGAAGAGCTTCTGCGCGCTGTGCTCGGTGCTGCAGGAGAACCTGCGCTGCTGCGCCACCTGCCACCTGTTGCGGGGCACCGCCTTCCAACGGCCGCGCCTCATGCAGCTGCGCGTCAAGGACCTGCGGCAGTACCTGCTGCTGCGCAACATCCCCACCGACACCTGCAGGGAGAAGGAGGACCTGGTGGACCTGGTTCTGTGCCACCGGTGCACCAGGGAGCCGCCCCGGCCCGTAATGGTGGTGGAGgagttggaggaggaggaggaggaggaggaggaggaggaggaggaggtggacgCAGACACGCCCGAGGAACGAGAGGAGGAAGATGACGAAGACGATACGGACAGTCTGCGCTCACACGCCACCTCGCCTCCCTCCCCCGTCGGCTCGGCTTCCGAACAGTCGCTCGGATCCGCCTCTCAGGGAGTCGTGCTCAGCCCAAGTGACAGCTCAGGGACCCCAAGCCAG TTTTCCCCTCAGGAGCGCGAGGACACGCCCAGCACGTCGCTCCTCGATCTGGAGCAGACGGCCAGCGTGACGGAGGTCAGCCCGGCCACGCAGAGGAAGGTGCGTGCTTCGCTGTCCGACCTGGACGACGAGGACGCCATCGAGAGGCTGTCGGTTCGCCAGCTGAAGGAAATCCTGGCCAGGAACTTCGTCAACTACTCGGGCTGCTGCGAGAAGTGGGAGCTGCTGGAGCGCGTGCATCGCCTCTACCGGGAAGACCAGAACAACAGGAAGTCCA TGGAAAATGTGAGCATTACTGCAG TGGTTGCATATCCTCCTCTGTGCAACAGTGCTGTCGGAg ACGGCGTGAAATCGCAGCTGGCCTCCGACGACAACCTGTGCCGCATCTGCATGGACGCCATCATCGACTGCGTTCTGCTGGAGTGCGGCCACATGGTGACCTGCACCAAATGCGGCAAGAGGATGAACGAGTGCCCCATCTGCCGGCAGTACGTGGTGCGAGCCGTACACGTCTTCAAGTCGTAG
- the LOC144063844 gene encoding lysine-specific demethylase 2B-like isoform X1, whose product MSQAEERSVDSGRRLRSICRQLYDENEDLSDVEEMVNIRGFSVEDKLTSDNYAANFVCFMEAKDFTYEYVQREALKVPLIFKEKEGLGIIMPDPEFTVSEIKGLVGSRRSVDVMDVSTQKGSEMSMAQFVRYYETPEEERDKLFNVISLEFSHTKLENLIKRPTVVDQVDWVDSMWPSYLKQSQTEGTNVISEMKYPKVQRYCLMSVKGCYTDFHIDFGGTSVWYHVFKGQKVFWLVPPTLHNLALYEDWVLSGKQSDVFLGDRADGCQRVELKQGYTFFIPSGWIHAVYTPEDTLVFGGNILHSFNIPMQLTIHEIENRTKVHSKFRFPFYYEMCWYVLERYMHCLTKRSYLSQEIRKEPLLMDYETKVHTGSPCSDSRSQDMNEDWCDSQLRDDDDPCKKTEVLSSQQRPKATLCADSEDSCYPVSNAADFPSDSPTSESHSKWTHLTEFEINGLKRLVEKLESLPEHKREVPEGLENPLGLLEDMKAVLKEHANDDQQFAITGLPVVFWPSQTMKARPPHRPKPKMASALKVPSGRGGGGTSSARRRRTRCRKCEACLRTECGECHFCKDMKKFGGPGRMKQSCIMRQCIAPVLPHTAVCVVCGEAGKEDTVEEDQEKFQLMLMECSICNEIVHPHCLKAKDSSGVINDELPNCWECPTCNHAGKTGKASKQKRGPGFKYASNLPGSLLKEARPTRDARDESDASSPPPIAVSVKRKAEREEELPKKRPPLLALDGSPRSRLEENPLRKKRKLFDTQDEPADVKRKFSKVDQPLTAKLLRHIKTENDLGEYEDDLEDRFSLHRIHFKAKKESDGRKEDDDKDGEKDDYNRTGDKSKVLASPLRRTAAAAAAAGESEPTSKSASGAGPSGEEAEEKKSEMSSENKVRHQRRSLLKTEDGVNHQNNSANRLQSQPKMEDGATKREEHKKTVKSEELPSNQNHRPVKAEPQNDLSASDPRWPLSNGSGDLGGWMRHRREANGTPRRHSPLGCNRSLPVSPRPLPCRSPPKCVQMERHVIRPPPISPPPDRLSLNGGREHVMRREAWMSVFGHLPLRDLCVCMRVCRTWNRWCCDKRLWKRINLNRCKSITPLMLSGIIRRQPVTLDLSWTNISKKQLSWLINRLPGLRVLLLSGCSWVAVSALCTSCCPLLRTLDVQWVEGLKDAQMRDLLSPTTDNRPGQLDNRSKLRNLEDLRLAGLDVTDATLRLIIRHMAALSKLDLSYCNHVTDQSVNILTAAGTTTRDSLTDVNLSVCNRVTDQSLTYFKRCGSIRRIDLRFCKQVSREGCQRFVAEMSVSVQFELIDDKLLQRIQPAAAAAAAAAAGD is encoded by the exons ATGTCTCAGGCCGAGGAAAGGAGTGTCGACTCCGGCCGCCGGCTG CGTTCCATCTGCCGGCAGCTGTACGACGAGAACGAGGACCTGTCCGACGTGGAGGAGATGGTCAACATCCGAGGATTCAGTGTGGAGGACAAGCTGACCAGCGACAACTACGCCGCAAACTTTGTGTGTTTCATGGAAgctaaag ACTTCACTTATGAATATGTGCAACGGGAGGCCCTAAAAGTTCCACTTATCTTCAAAGAGAAAGAAGGACTTGGGATCAT AATGCCCGATCCGGAATTCACAGTGTCGGAAATTAAAGGCTTAGTTG GCAGCCGTCGCTCGGTGGACGTGATGGACGTGAGCACGCAGAAAGGCTCGGAAATGAGCATGGCCCAGTTTGTGCGCTACTACGAGACGCCGGAGGAAGAGCGCGACAAACTGTTCAATGTGATCAGCTTGGAGTTCAGCCACACCAAATTGGAGAACCTCATCAAGAGGCCCACCGTG GTTGATCAGGTGGACTGGGTGGACAGCATGTGGCCTTCTTATTTGAAGCAGAGCCAAACGGAAGGCACCAACGTCATCTCGGAGATGAAATATCCAAAAGTGCAAAG GTATTGTTTGATGAGTGTCAAGGGCTGCTATACAGACTTCCACATTGATTTCGGGGGAACCTCCGTGTGGTATCACGTCTTCAAGGGGCAAAAA GTGTTCTGGCTGGTGCCCCCGACGCTCCACAACCTGGCCCTGTACGAGGACTGGGTGCTGTCAGGCAAGCAGAGCGACGTCTTCCTGGGAGATCGCGCCGACGGATGCCAGAGAGTGGAACTCAAGCAGGGATATACCTTCTTCATCCCTTCTG GGTGGATTCACGCAGTGTACACTCCCGAGGACACGCTGGTTTTCGGCGGCAACATCCTGCACAGCTTTAACATTCCAATGCAGCTCACCATCCACGAGATTGAGAACCGGACCAAG gttcattcCAAATTCCGCTTTCCATTCTACTACGAGATGTGTTGGTACGTCCTGGAGCGATACATGCACTGCCTGACCAAACGGTCCTACCTGTCTCAGGAGATCCGGAAGGAGCCTTTGCTCATGG ACTACGAGACAAAAGTCCACACGGGAAGCCCCTGCTCGGACTCAAGAAGCCAGGACATGAACGAGGACTGGTGCGATTCACAGCTCAGGGATGACGATGACCCGTGCAAAAAAACAGAAGTGCTTTCCAGCCAGCAACGCCCCAAAGCCACGTTGTGCGCCGACTCCGAGGACAGCTGTTATCCCGTCTCCAACGCCGCGGACTTCCCATCAGACTCGCCGACCTCGGAATCGCACAGCAAGTGGACTCATCTGACAGAATTTGAAATCAACGGGCTGAAGAGGCTGGTGGAGAAACTGGAGTCCCTCCCCGAGCATAAGAGAGAAGTTCCGGAGGGGTTGGAGAACCCGCTCGGCCTGCTGGAGGACATGAAG GCTGTCTTAAAGGAACATGCCAACGATGACCAACAGTTTGCCATCACTGGACTGCCGGTTGTCTTCTGGCCTAGTCAAACCATGAAG GCCCGCCCTCCCCACCGACCCAAGCCCAAGATGGCGTCGGCCCTCAAGGTCCCGTCGGGCCGCGGCGGCGGTGGGACGTCGAGCGCCAGGAGGAGGCGCACCCGCTGCCGCAAGTGCGAGGCCTGCCTGCGGACCGAGTGCGGCGAGTGCCACTTCTGCAAGGACATGAagaagttcggcgggccgggaCGCATGAAGCAGTCGTGCATCATGAGGCAGTGCATCGCG CCGGTGCTGCCGCACACGGCGGTGTGCGTGGTTTGCGGCGAAGCGGGCAAAGAAGACACGGTGGAGGAGGACCAGGAGAAGTTCCAGCTGATGCTGATGGAGTGCTCAATCTGCAACGAAATTGTACACCCGCACTGTTTGAAG GCGAAAGACTCCAGCGGCGTCATCAACGACGAGCTACCGAACTGCTGGGAGTGTCCCACGTGCAACCACGCCGGGAAAACGGGCAAAG CCTCAAAGCAAAAAAGAGGCCCAGGATTCAAGTACGCGTCCAACCTCCCGGGCTCGCTGCTGAAGGAAGCTCGTCCCACCCGCGACGCCAGGGACGAGTCCGACGCCTCCTCGCCTCCCCCGATTGCGGTCAGCGTCAAGAGAAAAGCCGAACGAGAGGAGGAGCTTCCCAAGAAGCGACCGCCTCTGCTGGCCCTGGATGGCTCGCCTCGGTCCAGGCTGGAGGAAAACCCtctgaggaagaagaggaaactGTTTGACACGCAAGACGAACCTGCCGATGTCAAAAGGAAG TTCTCCAAAGTAGACCAGCCTCTGACCGCCAAGCTGCTCCGGCACATCAAGACGGAGAACGACCTCGGCGAGTACGAGGACGACCTGGAAGACAGATTCTCTTTGCACAGGATCCACTTCAAGGCCAAGAAGGAGTCGGACGGCCGAAAGGAAGACGACGATAAGGATGGAGAAAAAGACGACTACAACAGGACGGGGGACAAATCCAAAGTGCTTGCGAGTCCGCTGAGGAGaacggcggcagcggcggcggcggccggagAAAGCGAGCCCACGTCCAAAAGCGCCTCCGGAGCAGGACCCAGCGGAGAGGAGGCAGAGGAGAAGAAATCAGAGATGTCGTCAGAAAATAAG GTTCGCCATCAACGCAGAAGCCTACTCAAGACCGAAGACGGCGTCAACCACCAGAACAACTCAGCCAACCGGCTTCAAAGTCAACCCAAGATGGAGGACGGCGCCACCAAAAGAGAAGAACACAAAAAGACGGTCAAATCCGAGGAGCTCCCGTCCAATCAGAACCACAGGCCGGTCAAAGCGGAGCCCCAGAACGACTTATCGGCGTCCGACCCGAGATGGCCCCTGAGCAACGGCAGCGGCGACCTCGGGGGCTGGATGCGGCACCGGCGGGAGGCCAACGGGACGCCGCGACGCCACTCGCCGCTCGGCTGCAACCGCAGCCTTCCGGTGTCGCCCCGCCCACTGCCCTGCCGCTCGCCGCCCAAATGCGTCCAAATGGAGCGCCACGTCATCAGGCCGCCTCCCATCAGCCCCCCGCCCGACCGGCTTTCCCTGAACGGCGGCCGGGAGCACGTCATGCGGCGCGAGGCCTGGATGTCCGTCTTCGGACACCTGCCGCTCCGAGATCTCTGCGTGTGCATGCGCGTGTGCCGGACGTGGAACCGATG GTGCTGCGACAAGAGGCTGTGGAAGCGCATCAATTTGAACCGCTGCAAGTCCATCACGCCGCTCATGCTGAGCGGGATCATCCGGAGGCAGCCGGTCACCCTTGACCTCAGCTGGACCAACATCTCCAAGAAACAACTCAGCTGGCTCATCAACAGACTGCCAG GTTTGCGGGTGCTGCTGTTGTCGGGTTGCTCGTGGGTGGCCGTCTCGGCTCTCTGCACTTCCTGCTGTCCTCTCTTGAGAACGCTGGACGTCCAGTGGGTGGAGGGACTGAAAGACGCCCAGATGAGGGACCTGCTCTCCCCCACCACCGATAACAGGCCAG GCCAGCTGGATAACCGTAGCAAGCTGCGCAACTTGGAGGACCTCCGTCTGGCCGGCCTGGACGTCACCGACGCCACGCTGCGCCTCATCATCCGCCACATGGCGGCGCTGTCCAAGCTGGACCTCAGCTACTGCAACCACGTCACCGACCAGTCCGTCAACATCCTGACGGCCGCCGGGACCACCACCCGCGACTCCCTCACCGACGTCAACCTTTCAG TGTGCAACAGGGTGACGGACCAATCGCTGACCTACTTCAAGCGCTGCGGCAGCATCCGCCGCATCGACCTGCGCTTCTGCAAGCAGGTGAGCAGGGAGGGCTGCCAGCGCTTCGTGGCCGAGATGTCGGTCAGCGTTCAGTTCGAGCTGATCGACGACAAGTTGCTGCAGAGGATCcaacccgccgccgccgccgccgccgccgccgccgctggcGACTAA